The Acetivibrio saccincola genome window below encodes:
- a CDS encoding Dabb family protein yields the protein MVKHIVMWKLKEYACGNTKEKNAQIIKEKLESLKDKIPGILKIEVGIDFSKTENSADVVLRHLTCVF from the coding sequence ATGGTTAAGCATATTGTAATGTGGAAACTAAAAGAATATGCTTGTGGAAATACAAAAGAGAAAAACGCACAAATAATAAAAGAAAAACTTGAATCATTAAAAGATAAAATTCCGGGAATTTTAAAAATTGAGGTAGGAATAGATTTTTCAAAAACTGAAAATAGTGCAGATGTAGTTTTGAGACATTTGACTTGCGTTTTCTGA
- a CDS encoding YbaN family protein: MVKIKSTSRKILIAIGTVCVVLGVIGITLPIFPTTPFLLVAAVCYMKSSKKFYNWLINHKVLGKYVNDYMEKKGLTLKTKITSISFFWIGTGTSTIIFVPYLWAKILIFAILIIVTMYIMLKVKTIKC; this comes from the coding sequence GTGGTAAAAATAAAAAGTACATCAAGAAAAATATTAATTGCCATAGGAACGGTTTGCGTAGTACTGGGAGTAATTGGTATTACCTTGCCTATATTCCCAACAACGCCGTTTTTGTTGGTTGCTGCCGTTTGTTATATGAAAAGCTCAAAAAAATTTTATAATTGGTTAATTAACCACAAAGTATTAGGAAAGTATGTTAATGATTATATGGAAAAAAAAGGACTTACCCTTAAAACTAAAATAACATCCATTTCTTTTTTTTGGATTGGGACAGGTACTTCAACTATAATTTTTGTTCCTTATCTTTGGGCTAAAATTTTAATTTTTGCAATATTAATAATTGTAACCATGTATATTATGTTAAAGGTTAAAACCATTAAATGTTAA